From a region of the Tachypleus tridentatus isolate NWPU-2018 chromosome 1, ASM421037v1, whole genome shotgun sequence genome:
- the LOC143230464 gene encoding uncharacterized protein LOC143230464 isoform X1, with the protein MPQATWENILIRSNSDNNMLTENEPLPKQPRLQELPRFLLQGEPPPGAVPVSSPTNLPCQTDGWPHQVNVPVDLTAQLKPGKNLSARKQRVFIPDSKKDAIYWDRRRRNNEAAKRSRQKRRLNDLVLETQVLELTKENAILRAELGAINNKYGISSQQTVNSDQISLHVSSAHPELCERHMESMPTIMPNVCPPMGSATTSYTHNPNTSSSTPSLVSVQPIPHPPQVSQVGLESNVMTSSNDSGYATSSSNSLSSLQSNSSIELKVNSCPTLEDTLTIASPVVRSSPVDQESTGSSSCCSSTEDSPQTSASGHSSPHFSLPHKLRHKTRLGEREFHQNPSSPTDSGRNSRQDSGLSSRQDIREDTSSVSSDWDSTGSNDNPSSVSLSSADSNWKHRVPRRSSHKTSSHDRHLLQAENSQLRSELQRLATEVASLRTLILKNRSYMGLHDQRCDEKEHTCSNYQHIM; encoded by the exons ATGCCACAAGCGACCTGGGAGAACATTTTGATCAG ATCAAATTCTGACAACAACATGTTGACAGAAAACGAGCCCTTGCCGAAACAACCCCGACTTCAAGAGTTACCTCGATTTCTTCTTCAGGGAGAACCACCCCCTGGTGCAGTCCCTGTCTCTTCTCCTACTAACCTCCCCTGTCAGACCGATGGCTGGCCTCACCAAGTGAATGTACCAGTGGATCTAACCGCCCAATTGAAGCCTGGAAAAAATTTATCTGCGAGGAAGCAGCGTGTGTTCATTCCAGACTCCAAGAAAGACGCCATCTATTGGGATAGACGACGAAGGAATAATGAAGCAGCTAAAAGATCCCGACAGAAACGTCGTCTAAATGACTTGGTGTTGGAAACCCAAGTCCTGGAACTGACCAAAGAGAATGCTATTCTTAGAGCCGAGTTAGGAGCTATTAATAACAAATACGGGATTTCTTCACAGCAGACGGTCAATTCTGACCAAATCTCGCTGCATGTTTCTTCTGCACATCCAGAGCTATGTGAGAGACACATGGAATCAATGCCCACAATCATGCCGAATGTTTGCCCACCAATGGGTAGTGCCACCACTTCATACACTCACAACCCTAACACATCCAGCTCAACCCCCTCTCTTGTATCGGTCCAGCCAATCCCTCATCCACCCCAGGTCAGCCAAGTGGGTCTGGAATCAAATGTAATGACAAGCAGCAATGACAGTGGATACGCAACTAGCAGCAGCAACAGTCTATCTTCTCTCCAATCAAATTCGAGCATAGAACTCAAAGTTAATAGCTGTCCAACGCTAGAAGACACTCTGACCATTGCTTCTCCAGTTGTACGGAGTTCCCCTGTTGACCAGGAGTCTACAGGTTCTTCCAGCTGTTGCTCGTCAACAGAAGACAGTCCTCAAACGAGTGCTAGTGGGCACTCTAGTCCTCATTTCTCTTTACCACATAAGCTGAGACATAAGACTCGCCTCGGAGAGCGAGAATTTCATCAGAATCCATCTAGCCCAACAGACAGTGGCCGGAACAGTAGACAAGACAGTGGCCTCAGCAGCAGACAAGACATCCGGGAGGACACGTCTTCAGTTTCCTCCGACTGGGACAGCACTGGAAGTAATGACAATCCTTCTTCAGTCAGCCTCAGTTCCGCTGATAGCAACTGGAAACACCGAGTTCCAAGAAGGTCTTCTCATAAAACATCATCTCATGACCGCCATCTGTTACAGGCCGAAAACTCTCAGCTACGGTCGGAGCTGCAGAGACTAGCCACAGAAGTGGCCAGTTTACGGACATTGATACTAAAAAATCGCAGTTATATGGGGCTCCATGACCAACGATGTGACGAAAAGGAACACACGTGCtcaaattatcaacacataatGTGA
- the LOC143230464 gene encoding uncharacterized protein LOC143230464 isoform X2 produces MLTENEPLPKQPRLQELPRFLLQGEPPPGAVPVSSPTNLPCQTDGWPHQVNVPVDLTAQLKPGKNLSARKQRVFIPDSKKDAIYWDRRRRNNEAAKRSRQKRRLNDLVLETQVLELTKENAILRAELGAINNKYGISSQQTVNSDQISLHVSSAHPELCERHMESMPTIMPNVCPPMGSATTSYTHNPNTSSSTPSLVSVQPIPHPPQVSQVGLESNVMTSSNDSGYATSSSNSLSSLQSNSSIELKVNSCPTLEDTLTIASPVVRSSPVDQESTGSSSCCSSTEDSPQTSASGHSSPHFSLPHKLRHKTRLGEREFHQNPSSPTDSGRNSRQDSGLSSRQDIREDTSSVSSDWDSTGSNDNPSSVSLSSADSNWKHRVPRRSSHKTSSHDRHLLQAENSQLRSELQRLATEVASLRTLILKNRSYMGLHDQRCDEKEHTCSNYQHIM; encoded by the coding sequence ATGTTGACAGAAAACGAGCCCTTGCCGAAACAACCCCGACTTCAAGAGTTACCTCGATTTCTTCTTCAGGGAGAACCACCCCCTGGTGCAGTCCCTGTCTCTTCTCCTACTAACCTCCCCTGTCAGACCGATGGCTGGCCTCACCAAGTGAATGTACCAGTGGATCTAACCGCCCAATTGAAGCCTGGAAAAAATTTATCTGCGAGGAAGCAGCGTGTGTTCATTCCAGACTCCAAGAAAGACGCCATCTATTGGGATAGACGACGAAGGAATAATGAAGCAGCTAAAAGATCCCGACAGAAACGTCGTCTAAATGACTTGGTGTTGGAAACCCAAGTCCTGGAACTGACCAAAGAGAATGCTATTCTTAGAGCCGAGTTAGGAGCTATTAATAACAAATACGGGATTTCTTCACAGCAGACGGTCAATTCTGACCAAATCTCGCTGCATGTTTCTTCTGCACATCCAGAGCTATGTGAGAGACACATGGAATCAATGCCCACAATCATGCCGAATGTTTGCCCACCAATGGGTAGTGCCACCACTTCATACACTCACAACCCTAACACATCCAGCTCAACCCCCTCTCTTGTATCGGTCCAGCCAATCCCTCATCCACCCCAGGTCAGCCAAGTGGGTCTGGAATCAAATGTAATGACAAGCAGCAATGACAGTGGATACGCAACTAGCAGCAGCAACAGTCTATCTTCTCTCCAATCAAATTCGAGCATAGAACTCAAAGTTAATAGCTGTCCAACGCTAGAAGACACTCTGACCATTGCTTCTCCAGTTGTACGGAGTTCCCCTGTTGACCAGGAGTCTACAGGTTCTTCCAGCTGTTGCTCGTCAACAGAAGACAGTCCTCAAACGAGTGCTAGTGGGCACTCTAGTCCTCATTTCTCTTTACCACATAAGCTGAGACATAAGACTCGCCTCGGAGAGCGAGAATTTCATCAGAATCCATCTAGCCCAACAGACAGTGGCCGGAACAGTAGACAAGACAGTGGCCTCAGCAGCAGACAAGACATCCGGGAGGACACGTCTTCAGTTTCCTCCGACTGGGACAGCACTGGAAGTAATGACAATCCTTCTTCAGTCAGCCTCAGTTCCGCTGATAGCAACTGGAAACACCGAGTTCCAAGAAGGTCTTCTCATAAAACATCATCTCATGACCGCCATCTGTTACAGGCCGAAAACTCTCAGCTACGGTCGGAGCTGCAGAGACTAGCCACAGAAGTGGCCAGTTTACGGACATTGATACTAAAAAATCGCAGTTATATGGGGCTCCATGACCAACGATGTGACGAAAAGGAACACACGTGCtcaaattatcaacacataatGTGA